In one Pseudodesulfovibrio tunisiensis genomic region, the following are encoded:
- a CDS encoding electron transfer flavoprotein subunit alpha/FixB family protein has product MSKILFLAHTEADGSLHKAAREALTGAKALAEGLGGEFAVGIIGADVQAAADSIGGCNGAFFGVSGEEFAAPRYASDLAAAEAIAKAAGADIIVAPASYRFSRALPGLAVRLQGRVDTHLSGIEVRDGKPVASRWYYRQRMEGSFTREERPWIVTLDPGCFAPFEGEASVEVQAVDAALPAMRTKVVGIQAPSEDEQTIRPDASVLFVAGAGWTKKQGDGATHVDVAEQVILGFLGRTKASLGSSKSLVDLSGEGQDVISFLTHMHQVGQTGATPRHPKGLATCCHGEEPHVVGWRFINERRAINTDASCGWAQGKCDVLYVADAFEVMQAVNELLNG; this is encoded by the coding sequence ATGAGCAAGATTCTTTTTCTCGCGCACACCGAGGCTGACGGTTCCCTGCACAAGGCGGCCCGCGAGGCCCTGACCGGTGCCAAGGCGCTGGCCGAAGGACTTGGCGGAGAATTCGCCGTCGGCATCATCGGTGCGGATGTTCAGGCTGCTGCCGACTCCATCGGCGGATGCAATGGAGCGTTTTTCGGCGTGTCCGGCGAAGAGTTCGCCGCGCCGCGCTATGCTTCGGATCTGGCCGCTGCCGAGGCCATTGCCAAGGCTGCTGGCGCAGACATCATCGTGGCTCCGGCTTCCTACCGTTTCAGCCGCGCCTTGCCCGGACTGGCTGTGCGGCTGCAGGGCAGGGTGGATACCCACCTGTCCGGCATCGAGGTCAGGGACGGCAAGCCTGTTGCTTCCCGCTGGTATTATCGCCAGCGCATGGAAGGCTCCTTCACCCGCGAGGAGCGTCCGTGGATCGTGACTCTTGATCCGGGCTGCTTCGCTCCGTTCGAAGGCGAGGCTTCGGTCGAGGTGCAGGCCGTGGATGCGGCTCTGCCCGCCATGCGCACCAAGGTCGTGGGCATTCAGGCCCCCAGCGAGGACGAGCAGACCATTCGTCCGGACGCGTCCGTGCTGTTCGTGGCCGGAGCCGGCTGGACCAAGAAGCAGGGCGACGGTGCCACGCATGTGGATGTGGCCGAGCAGGTCATTCTGGGATTTCTGGGCAGGACCAAGGCTTCCCTTGGCTCGTCCAAGTCGCTGGTGGACCTGTCCGGCGAGGGGCAGGATGTCATTTCCTTTCTCACCCACATGCATCAGGTCGGCCAGACCGGCGCTACGCCGCGTCACCCCAAGGGACTTGCCACCTGCTGCCACGGCGAGGAACCGCATGTTGTTGGCTGGCGATTCATCAATGAACGCCGCGCCATCAATACCGACGCCTCCTGCGGCTGGGCTCAGGGCAAGTGCGACGTGCTTTACGTTGCCGATGCCTTCGAGGTCATGCAGGCCGTGAACGAGCTGCTGAACGGCTAG
- a CDS encoding 4Fe-4S ferredoxin translates to MSDQSVEMPEVPRSEMQTDIVCVGFGPAVGGFLTTLTRGLMNEDGTPVAESSVMPGMPPQVICYERADDPGFGVSGVVTKGRAIRLSFPDLDLSQIPMAHEVTSEKVLYLMDPVGASRRNAAFRLADKTLARWSEDHAFSLPFIPPFLKKEPGMIFSMGQFSSWVAGNVMGTGMAQIWPGTPVAGPLVEDGAVKGVRLVDQGVDKDGNPDAGYMPGMDMKAALTVIGDGPVGAVGQALDRELGLPDGNHHREWAVGMKVVVDLPEGCEWEPGTVLHTIGYPEPEIFGFLYVYPGNVASMGIFVPSWFDNPARTAYRYLQHWMMHPYIWKRIQGGTMRSWGAKSLQESGKQGEPHLVGDGFARIGEGSGSTNILTGSGVDEAWATGVQLGESVLELLKAGKPFTRANLEATYVHRRRHSWVDREADVAAKARNGFCRNALLGILGMGMTGLTNGLLNLPGDNRMPWERFSSLEEYYDGWIPAGEIEEIRAKCKAEGKSLHDALMDRVGWPEIPFDGQLLVSHQDALLMGGKVQAMPGYADHVRFGNPTLCAACREQVCVEACSGQAITTNPEKGAPLFDREKCVHCGACLWNCSRADPLDNTRSNVRFSAGSGGLHSAEN, encoded by the coding sequence ATGAGCGACCAGTCTGTTGAAATGCCTGAAGTTCCCCGCTCGGAAATGCAAACCGACATCGTGTGCGTGGGGTTTGGCCCGGCCGTGGGCGGTTTCCTCACCACCCTGACGCGCGGGCTCATGAACGAGGATGGAACCCCGGTGGCCGAATCCTCGGTCATGCCCGGAATGCCGCCTCAGGTCATCTGCTACGAGCGTGCCGACGACCCCGGTTTCGGGGTGTCCGGCGTGGTGACCAAGGGCAGGGCCATCCGCTTGAGCTTTCCCGATCTCGATCTCTCCCAGATACCCATGGCCCATGAAGTGACCAGCGAAAAGGTGCTGTATCTCATGGACCCGGTGGGCGCGAGCCGCCGCAATGCTGCATTTCGGCTGGCGGACAAGACCCTTGCCCGGTGGTCCGAGGATCATGCGTTTTCCCTGCCGTTCATTCCTCCGTTTCTGAAAAAGGAACCGGGCATGATCTTTTCCATGGGCCAGTTTTCCTCGTGGGTGGCTGGCAATGTCATGGGAACGGGCATGGCCCAGATATGGCCCGGAACTCCGGTGGCCGGGCCGCTCGTCGAGGACGGCGCGGTCAAGGGCGTTCGGCTCGTGGATCAGGGCGTGGACAAGGACGGCAATCCGGATGCCGGATACATGCCGGGCATGGACATGAAGGCCGCGCTCACCGTGATCGGCGATGGTCCCGTGGGTGCGGTTGGTCAGGCTCTGGACCGCGAGCTTGGTCTGCCCGACGGCAACCACCACCGCGAATGGGCCGTGGGCATGAAGGTCGTGGTGGATCTGCCCGAAGGCTGCGAATGGGAGCCCGGCACCGTGCTGCACACCATCGGGTATCCCGAACCCGAGATTTTCGGTTTTTTGTACGTCTACCCCGGCAACGTGGCCTCCATGGGCATTTTCGTGCCCTCATGGTTCGACAATCCGGCCCGTACCGCCTACCGCTATCTCCAGCACTGGATGATGCATCCGTACATCTGGAAGCGTATTCAGGGCGGAACCATGCGTTCGTGGGGCGCGAAATCCTTGCAGGAATCCGGCAAGCAGGGCGAGCCGCATCTTGTGGGCGACGGGTTCGCCCGCATCGGCGAAGGCTCCGGCTCCACCAACATCCTGACCGGATCGGGCGTGGACGAGGCGTGGGCCACGGGCGTGCAGCTCGGCGAGTCCGTGCTGGAGCTGCTCAAGGCGGGCAAGCCGTTCACCAGGGCGAATCTGGAAGCCACCTATGTGCATCGGCGCAGGCATTCTTGGGTGGACAGGGAAGCTGATGTGGCGGCCAAGGCGCGCAACGGCTTCTGCAGGAACGCGCTGCTCGGCATTCTGGGCATGGGCATGACCGGCCTGACCAACGGGCTGCTCAACCTGCCCGGGGACAACCGGATGCCGTGGGAACGTTTTTCGTCTCTCGAAGAATATTACGACGGCTGGATTCCGGCCGGAGAAATCGAGGAAATTCGCGCCAAATGCAAGGCCGAGGGCAAGTCCCTGCACGATGCGCTCATGGATCGCGTGGGCTGGCCCGAGATTCCCTTTGACGGCCAGCTTCTGGTCTCTCATCAGGACGCGCTGCTCATGGGCGGCAAGGTGCAGGCCATGCCCGGCTATGCGGACCATGTTCGCTTCGGCAATCCGACCCTGTGCGCAGCCTGCAGGGAGCAGGTCTGCGTGGAGGCGTGTTCCGGACAGGCCATCACCACCAACCCGGAAAAGGGCGCACCCCTGTTCGACAGGGAAAAATGCGTGCACTGTGGCGCGTGCCTCTGGAATTGCAGTCGGGCCGACCCGCTGGACAACACCCGGAGCAATGTGCGTTTTTCCGCTGGCTCCGGCGGCCTGCATTCAGCGGAAAACTAG
- a CDS encoding acyl-CoA dehydrogenase family protein, with translation MYTLRTLPGDDVRQIMWRFADRFDLQMTVQSARNIARSVVAKLVAEGARNTHEWTDQKAELLTAFDQSGLTSLFMDPHQGGFIEGPKNLALALVAFELAWVDGGSATCSLANNLALAPIHEKGTPEQRDEYMARCVPPQPGDDRTIDRGAFALTEPLPYVGVDTGVLVGKVRVAEWNDDGEIMLQVDKRGRFITNMDFATFVTAAVESDDERIKGSCMIILEEGDEGTFDRGAPTLKMVHQLSSTRDPVLNLKVPASRIIGGYEVRDGVIIPKYSHSEIIGSVFHRTRIPVGIMTTAKLISAIEPVIRYHRSRFQGGDAAHPGSPRFDKGLQQNEDALQRLVDVWASGEAGASVGFAACRLADDFDAVEKAKEAAFEEQGVVGPRKQMMALRKISDKVMEYVDLEYADPAERDQARYEELGSDPLVRFAYMDALAGILNPGVKLWNTGVGATVMREAISLVGGYGITEDCPGFLMQKWTDAQLEATYEGPEAVQRRHLTATMPSAVFQRTVSAWIGQLGRQAGQGLGAETVAAGLELWQWTMEHLQNSRDAEGRKLYHGKRQGVTFAMADALSWLLGPYYLVQDVLELAEKGPMSATLADGLEDLVAFYKDLSRVQAARAVGEAVRICTELVYGFAETAPEELEGFDLLKAKADRSMAGARLAKDRAGNALTGVMIPEALDYPMG, from the coding sequence ATGTACACCCTGCGTACGCTTCCCGGGGACGACGTTCGCCAGATAATGTGGCGTTTCGCCGACCGGTTCGACCTGCAGATGACCGTCCAGTCCGCAAGGAACATCGCGCGTAGCGTGGTGGCCAAGCTTGTGGCCGAGGGCGCGCGCAATACCCACGAATGGACCGATCAGAAGGCCGAGCTGCTCACCGCCTTCGATCAGTCCGGATTGACTTCCCTGTTCATGGATCCGCATCAGGGCGGGTTCATCGAAGGCCCCAAGAATCTGGCTCTGGCGCTGGTTGCCTTCGAACTGGCCTGGGTGGACGGCGGTTCCGCCACCTGCTCTCTGGCCAACAATCTGGCCCTGGCTCCCATCCATGAGAAGGGAACCCCCGAGCAGCGTGACGAATACATGGCCCGCTGCGTGCCGCCCCAGCCCGGCGACGACCGGACCATCGACCGGGGCGCATTCGCCCTGACCGAACCGCTGCCCTACGTGGGCGTGGACACCGGCGTGCTGGTGGGCAAGGTTCGCGTTGCCGAGTGGAACGACGATGGCGAGATCATGCTTCAGGTGGACAAGCGCGGCCGTTTCATCACGAACATGGATTTCGCCACGTTCGTGACCGCTGCCGTGGAATCCGACGACGAGCGCATCAAGGGCTCCTGCATGATCATTCTGGAAGAGGGCGACGAAGGCACGTTCGACCGTGGCGCGCCCACTCTCAAGATGGTGCACCAGCTTTCCTCCACCCGTGATCCCGTACTCAATCTCAAGGTCCCGGCCAGCCGCATCATCGGCGGTTACGAGGTCAGGGACGGGGTGATCATCCCCAAATACAGCCACAGCGAGATCATCGGGTCCGTGTTCCACCGCACCCGCATTCCCGTGGGAATCATGACCACGGCCAAGCTGATTTCCGCGATCGAGCCGGTGATTCGCTATCATCGTTCCCGTTTTCAGGGCGGGGATGCCGCACATCCGGGCAGCCCGCGTTTCGACAAGGGCCTTCAGCAGAACGAGGACGCGTTGCAGCGTCTGGTGGACGTGTGGGCCTCTGGCGAGGCCGGAGCGTCCGTGGGCTTTGCCGCCTGTCGTCTTGCCGATGATTTCGACGCCGTGGAAAAGGCCAAGGAAGCCGCGTTCGAGGAGCAGGGCGTTGTGGGGCCGCGCAAGCAGATGATGGCCCTGCGCAAGATTTCCGACAAGGTCATGGAATATGTGGACCTGGAGTACGCGGACCCTGCGGAACGCGATCAGGCCCGGTACGAGGAACTCGGGAGCGATCCTCTGGTGCGTTTTGCCTACATGGACGCGCTGGCAGGCATCCTGAACCCGGGCGTGAAGCTCTGGAACACCGGCGTGGGCGCGACCGTGATGCGCGAGGCCATCAGCCTTGTGGGCGGCTACGGCATCACCGAGGACTGCCCCGGTTTCCTGATGCAGAAGTGGACCGACGCCCAGCTCGAAGCCACCTATGAAGGCCCCGAGGCCGTGCAGCGTCGCCACCTTACGGCGACCATGCCGTCTGCGGTCTTTCAGCGCACCGTGTCCGCATGGATCGGTCAGCTCGGTCGTCAGGCCGGGCAGGGACTGGGCGCGGAAACCGTTGCCGCAGGGCTGGAGCTCTGGCAGTGGACCATGGAGCATCTCCAGAACTCCAGGGACGCCGAGGGCCGCAAGCTGTACCACGGCAAGCGGCAGGGCGTGACTTTTGCCATGGCCGATGCCCTGAGCTGGCTGCTCGGACCGTACTATCTGGTGCAGGACGTGCTGGAACTGGCCGAAAAGGGGCCCATGAGTGCGACTCTGGCAGACGGTCTGGAGGATCTTGTCGCGTTCTACAAGGATTTGAGCCGGGTGCAGGCCGCCCGCGCCGTGGGCGAGGCCGTGCGCATTTGCACCGAGCTGGTCTACGGTTTTGCCGAGACCGCGCCCGAGGAGCTGGAAGGATTCGACCTGCTCAAGGCCAAGGCCGATCGCAGCATGGCCGGCGCGCGTCTTGCCAAGGACCGCGCAGGCAATGCCTTGACCGGGGTCATGATCCCGGAAGCCCTTGATTATCCCATGGGCTGA
- a CDS encoding class I adenylate cyclase, with protein sequence MQRPGTDIASRAQAVMTALDGPGRDLGQAADALESLRAAIPSGKTPREHWPELGRTVLAVSHALDTTTDRHFIRVALAALLDMSTFGRAQVLRFASGRTIPPRELETIVAGMEGRSRLALAQQLLTATCRKAERMDTTWAESLAASLENEAHEDLLPFVASLGAEGARLAYPLAATLNRFGFRDWLLLRLAGRGDDEMPRLALLALDDPELAGDMAANIVQGEISATPGLIRDICRTAVAGDKNVREMLRIQLQTPDANMAGACMDGFLMQERTTSGKAAAVLAQNYPNLRKAILPRIPLLGEEGLARYLSATPRTERDQAVTDTFATLCRIAPEFVRTALGRHTESFTDLLPPSPAIAPSPLPVPEPPSDSPRVGLLGKLLGKGDDQVKRLSARVLRDADLSGVQARDLTLSNREWKNATLSRATLSDLGMSRTSISGCIAQEGLVLNSSFSSVSFRHAIFSGTRFSGTRFTDCVFDGCDLTNVVIDDCVFRNCRFKGTQWTKADIRDSRFLRTEIADSILAATRLHHCTIKTSRLERCDLSKTRFTLSSVAGFEARCCLFRGLAISDSSFLAAELDLCPARGCRISGSDTAHPILLEARERTLLETAARLQTIPAPGMTCLSGKQLQTAKQVLLAWVREHDILRRESRMAARNLSRTRSMRRRMSPEQAAFVKLLPHLLNTDIFETRFKLDNVPPCRMWGHAADLTTMELAEQFLPGTTPGRRKPKVTIAALYAMGSTGTMAQTEKSDLDCWLCLNDTGMDMESEAGLERKLRALELWADSEFGLELHFFPMTMHDIRNNIFAAGDEESSGTAQALLLKEEFYRTALRLAGKRLAWWTMPPGADARTYAARMRSVARYPLAGIPRFEDFGHLARFPADEFFGASLWQMVKAVHSPFKSVMKIALLEHYANLGESGLSLCDEIKRNLFLRHRDVTSIDPYAAMFRTLLEFYQTKKATDAVHLLADSFRLKADLSDARQFLGLPARPEDVSLARALKHAEKGRKRTLHRAGSFAHSLETGAAVRRFMVAAYKNIQSGIAGGGQARISPEDLTRLGRRVSANFSSRRNKVTRVPFLDQAGQEFQVLHFSAEKAPGKRHVWVLRGGQKDDAKASASTLQELHRNHDPGMMVAWILANRMYGPQKPAAGRSHRGPPCRDGFAETDDPPSGIFPL encoded by the coding sequence ATGCAAAGACCCGGAACCGACATAGCTTCCCGCGCACAGGCCGTCATGACCGCTCTCGACGGACCGGGCCGGGACCTCGGCCAAGCCGCTGACGCGCTGGAATCCCTGCGCGCCGCCATCCCGTCAGGGAAAACACCGCGGGAACACTGGCCGGAACTGGGGCGGACAGTGCTGGCCGTCAGCCACGCTCTGGACACCACCACGGACAGACACTTCATCAGGGTCGCTCTGGCCGCACTGCTGGACATGAGTACGTTCGGCCGCGCCCAGGTACTCCGGTTCGCATCCGGCCGAACCATCCCGCCCCGCGAGCTCGAAACCATTGTTGCGGGGATGGAGGGACGATCCCGGCTCGCCCTGGCCCAGCAACTGCTGACCGCAACCTGCCGCAAGGCGGAACGAATGGACACGACATGGGCCGAGTCGCTGGCGGCATCGCTGGAAAACGAAGCCCACGAGGATCTGCTGCCCTTTGTGGCCTCTCTGGGCGCGGAAGGGGCCCGGCTCGCCTATCCTCTGGCAGCCACCCTGAACCGATTCGGATTCCGGGACTGGCTCCTGCTCCGGCTGGCCGGAAGAGGCGACGACGAAATGCCCCGGCTGGCCCTGCTGGCTCTGGACGATCCCGAACTGGCCGGAGACATGGCGGCCAACATCGTGCAGGGGGAAATATCCGCCACCCCCGGCCTGATTCGCGACATCTGCCGAACCGCGGTTGCCGGAGACAAAAACGTGCGGGAAATGCTGCGTATACAGCTCCAGACCCCGGATGCGAACATGGCCGGGGCCTGCATGGACGGCTTTCTGATGCAGGAACGCACCACCTCGGGCAAGGCCGCGGCCGTGCTGGCACAGAACTATCCCAACCTGCGCAAGGCCATTCTTCCCCGCATCCCCCTGCTCGGCGAGGAAGGGCTTGCCCGCTACCTTTCCGCAACCCCGCGAACGGAACGGGATCAGGCCGTCACGGACACGTTTGCGACATTGTGCCGCATCGCCCCGGAATTCGTTCGCACAGCTCTCGGCAGGCACACCGAGTCCTTCACGGACCTCCTCCCTCCGTCCCCTGCCATCGCCCCTTCACCACTCCCGGTTCCCGAGCCGCCATCGGATTCCCCCAGGGTCGGTCTGCTGGGCAAGCTGCTGGGCAAGGGAGACGATCAGGTCAAGCGTCTGTCCGCCCGCGTGCTGCGGGATGCGGACCTGTCCGGAGTGCAGGCCCGGGACCTGACCCTGAGCAACCGGGAATGGAAGAATGCCACGCTTTCCCGCGCCACGCTTTCCGATCTCGGCATGTCCCGGACCTCGATATCCGGATGCATTGCACAGGAAGGACTTGTCCTGAACAGCAGTTTTTCCTCGGTTTCCTTCAGACATGCGATTTTTTCCGGGACACGATTTTCCGGCACGCGCTTCACGGACTGCGTGTTCGACGGCTGCGACCTGACGAATGTCGTGATTGATGACTGCGTTTTCCGCAACTGCCGTTTCAAGGGCACCCAGTGGACCAAAGCCGACATTCGGGACAGCCGTTTCCTCCGCACGGAAATCGCAGACTCCATTCTGGCCGCAACCCGACTGCACCACTGCACCATCAAGACCTCGCGTCTGGAACGATGCGATCTTTCGAAAACGAGGTTCACGCTGTCAAGCGTGGCCGGATTCGAGGCACGCTGCTGTCTTTTTCGCGGACTCGCCATTTCGGACTCGTCCTTTCTTGCCGCGGAACTCGACCTGTGCCCTGCCCGCGGATGCCGCATATCCGGTTCGGACACGGCCCACCCGATTCTTCTCGAAGCGCGGGAAAGAACACTGCTGGAAACGGCAGCCCGTCTCCAGACCATCCCGGCTCCCGGCATGACATGCCTTTCCGGAAAACAGCTGCAAACCGCGAAACAGGTGCTTCTGGCCTGGGTTCGAGAGCATGACATACTCAGGCGGGAATCGCGCATGGCAGCCCGCAACCTGAGCCGGACCCGATCCATGCGCCGGCGCATGTCCCCGGAGCAGGCGGCATTCGTGAAACTGCTGCCCCACCTCCTGAACACGGACATCTTCGAGACCCGATTCAAGCTGGACAACGTGCCTCCCTGCCGCATGTGGGGCCATGCTGCGGACCTGACCACGATGGAACTCGCAGAGCAGTTTCTTCCCGGCACGACACCGGGCAGACGAAAGCCCAAAGTGACCATTGCCGCCCTGTACGCCATGGGCAGTACCGGAACCATGGCCCAGACGGAAAAGTCCGATCTGGACTGCTGGCTCTGTCTGAATGACACAGGAATGGACATGGAATCCGAGGCCGGACTGGAAAGGAAGCTTCGGGCGCTGGAGCTTTGGGCCGACAGCGAGTTCGGGCTGGAACTGCATTTCTTTCCCATGACCATGCACGACATCCGCAACAATATTTTCGCGGCCGGCGACGAGGAAAGTTCCGGGACCGCACAGGCCCTGCTCCTGAAGGAGGAGTTCTACCGGACCGCTCTGCGCCTTGCCGGGAAACGCCTCGCATGGTGGACCATGCCCCCGGGCGCGGATGCCAGGACATACGCTGCGCGAATGCGCTCGGTCGCACGCTATCCGCTTGCAGGCATCCCCAGATTCGAGGACTTCGGCCACCTCGCCCGATTTCCGGCGGACGAATTTTTCGGCGCATCCCTGTGGCAGATGGTCAAGGCCGTACACAGCCCGTTCAAGTCCGTGATGAAGATCGCACTGCTCGAACACTATGCCAATCTGGGCGAATCAGGCCTTTCCCTGTGCGACGAGATCAAGCGCAACCTGTTTCTCCGGCACCGGGACGTGACAAGCATCGATCCGTATGCCGCCATGTTCCGTACGCTTCTGGAATTCTATCAGACGAAAAAGGCGACCGATGCGGTCCACCTGCTCGCGGATTCGTTCCGCCTCAAGGCGGATTTGTCCGACGCAAGACAGTTTCTCGGCCTTCCAGCCCGCCCCGAAGACGTCAGCCTCGCCCGCGCGCTGAAACATGCAGAAAAGGGCCGCAAACGCACGCTGCACCGGGCCGGATCATTTGCTCATTCCCTGGAAACCGGCGCGGCCGTGCGTCGATTCATGGTGGCCGCCTACAAGAATATCCAGTCCGGCATAGCCGGGGGAGGTCAGGCGCGCATATCGCCGGAAGACCTCACGCGGCTGGGGCGCCGGGTTTCCGCAAATTTCTCCTCCCGCCGGAACAAGGTGACCCGCGTTCCGTTTCTGGATCAGGCCGGACAGGAATTTCAGGTGCTTCATTTTTCTGCGGAAAAAGCACCGGGCAAACGCCATGTCTGGGTTCTCCGGGGAGGCCAGAAGGACGATGCCAAGGCTTCCGCCTCCACGCTTCAGGAACTGCACAGGAATCACGATCCGGGCATGATGGTGGCCTGGATACTGGCCAACCGCATGTACGGTCCCCAAAAGCCTGCTGCTGGCCGATCGCACCGTGGCCCCCCTTGCCGTGACGGATTTGCAGAAACTGATGACCCACCTTCGGGAATATTTCCCCTATGA
- a CDS encoding electron transfer flavoprotein subunit beta/FixA family protein, whose translation MSNEFHIVVCGSIVPDPLQKLEPVQGPGGYALKNEMMLPAVLDPWAGHALYEAANLAKSHPGSKVWLVCLGPKAKLQQVMMNVAQKVPFEIVVADGNASGFTDAFETASVLSRSIEAIPGLDRDRLLLFGGWQSASRGSGAVMQMVGEMLGVTEQFQGVDKLTVGDDGSLEIMERIEGGCYQTSVVDGAPAVLGWATGELPEPPNNPQVGMQNMQKIMPALAQAKPGDVSGSSLSFEAVQVPAQRRETRIVKDTPVDEIAREIVDWLSA comes from the coding sequence ATGAGCAATGAATTCCACATCGTGGTTTGCGGCAGTATCGTTCCGGACCCCTTGCAGAAGCTCGAACCTGTGCAGGGTCCCGGCGGATATGCGCTGAAGAACGAAATGATGCTTCCCGCCGTGCTTGATCCCTGGGCCGGTCATGCCTTGTACGAGGCCGCGAATCTGGCCAAAAGCCATCCGGGCAGCAAGGTCTGGCTGGTATGTCTCGGCCCCAAGGCCAAGTTGCAGCAGGTCATGATGAACGTGGCCCAGAAGGTGCCGTTCGAAATCGTGGTTGCGGACGGCAATGCCTCCGGTTTTACGGATGCCTTTGAGACCGCCAGCGTGCTTTCCCGGTCCATCGAGGCCATTCCCGGTCTGGACAGGGACAGATTGCTTCTGTTCGGCGGTTGGCAGTCGGCTTCGCGCGGTTCCGGCGCGGTCATGCAGATGGTGGGCGAAATGCTCGGCGTGACCGAACAGTTTCAGGGCGTGGACAAGCTCACCGTGGGCGATGACGGCTCTTTGGAGATCATGGAGCGCATCGAGGGCGGCTGCTACCAGACTTCCGTGGTGGACGGCGCGCCCGCCGTGCTCGGATGGGCTACCGGCGAACTGCCCGAGCCTCCGAACAATCCGCAGGTCGGCATGCAGAACATGCAGAAGATCATGCCTGCCCTGGCTCAGGCCAAGCCCGGCGACGTGTCCGGCTCTTCCCTGTCCTTCGAGGCGGTTCAGGTCCCGGCCCAGCGCCGCGAGACCCGTATTGTCAAGGACACCCCGGTCGACGAGATCGCCCGGGAGATCGTGGACTGGCTTTCCGCCTAA